From a region of the Hymenobacter jejuensis genome:
- the rdgB gene encoding RdgB/HAM1 family non-canonical purine NTP pyrophosphatase, with protein sequence MRICFATNNEHKLTEVRPLLPAFIELVSLRDIGCEEELPETRDTLAGNARQKAEYVWEHYGVSCFADDTGLEVNALHGEPGVYSARYAGPQRSAADNVTKLLHELGTASDRSAQFRTVIALILPSGEVHEFAGEVRGSITDTRQGKDGFGYDPVFRPEGHDATFAEMTLAQKNTMSHRARAVQQLVAFLNTQTAGSVGAEK encoded by the coding sequence ATGCGCATTTGCTTTGCCACCAACAACGAGCACAAGCTGACCGAAGTACGTCCGCTGTTGCCTGCTTTCATCGAACTAGTCAGCCTGCGCGACATCGGGTGTGAAGAGGAGTTGCCCGAAACCCGCGACACGCTCGCCGGCAATGCTCGCCAAAAGGCCGAATACGTGTGGGAGCACTATGGCGTATCCTGCTTTGCCGACGATACCGGCCTGGAAGTAAACGCCTTACACGGAGAACCCGGTGTGTATTCGGCGCGCTATGCGGGGCCACAGCGCTCGGCTGCGGATAATGTGACGAAGCTGCTGCACGAGTTGGGCACGGCCAGCGACCGCAGCGCGCAGTTCCGGACGGTCATTGCCTTGATACTGCCAAGCGGCGAAGTGCATGAGTTTGCCGGCGAAGTGCGCGGCTCGATTACCGACACACGACAGGGCAAAGATGGTTTTGGATACGATCCTGTGTTTCGGCCGGAAGGCCACGACGCAACTTTTGCCGAGATGACTTTGGCGCAAAAAAATACGATGAGCCACCGCGCCCGGGCTGTGCAACAGTTGGTTGCCTTTCTCAATACCCAGACGGCGGGCAGCGTTGGGGCAGAGAAATAA
- a CDS encoding uridine kinase family protein yields MQHPFIVGITGGSASGKTTFLRRLLAAFPSEDICLISQDNYYHPRETQQVDSQGVTNFDLPSSIDSVAYAADVLRISQGQEVRRPEYTFNNPNATPSELVFHPAPIVVVEGIFVFYFEEVAKLLDLKVYIDAREHVKLQRRIVRDRDERGYDLEDVLYRYTNHVAPTYEKYIKPFKHDADLIIPNNRHFDKGLEVLVTFLKSKVPTKTKSK; encoded by the coding sequence ATGCAACATCCTTTCATCGTCGGTATTACGGGCGGCAGCGCCTCCGGCAAAACCACGTTTTTGCGCCGGCTGCTGGCTGCCTTCCCATCGGAAGACATTTGTCTAATTTCGCAGGATAATTATTACCACCCACGCGAAACACAACAGGTTGATTCTCAAGGAGTTACAAACTTTGATCTGCCTTCTTCTATCGACTCCGTAGCCTACGCCGCCGACGTGTTGCGCATCAGCCAGGGCCAGGAGGTACGCCGACCGGAATACACGTTTAACAACCCCAACGCCACGCCTAGCGAACTTGTTTTTCATCCGGCTCCTATTGTGGTTGTGGAAGGCATCTTCGTTTTTTACTTCGAAGAAGTAGCCAAACTGCTCGACCTGAAAGTGTACATCGATGCCCGCGAGCATGTGAAGTTGCAACGCCGCATCGTCCGCGACCGCGACGAACGCGGCTACGATCTGGAGGACGTACTCTACCGCTACACCAACCACGTAGCGCCCACGTACGAGAAATACATCAAACCGTTTAAGCACGACGCCGACCTTATCATCCCGAACAATCGGCATTTTGATAAGGGGCTGGAAGTGCTCGTTACCTTCTTAAAAAGCAAGGTTCCGACCAAAACCAAATCAAAGTAG